From one Saccharomyces cerevisiae S288C chromosome XVI, complete sequence genomic stretch:
- the JID1 gene encoding Jid1p (Probable Hsp40p co-chaperone; has a DnaJ-like domain and appears to be involved in ER-associated degradation of misfolded proteins containing a tightly folded cytoplasmic domain; inhibits replication of Brome mosaic virus in S. cerevisiae), with product MLHHKFVYPFLFKWHLSCVEKCPPQITFIAKYATANDKNGNRKLTIRDEQWPELADPTPYDIFGIPKAGSGNPKLDKKSLKKKYHRYVKLYHPDHSDNIQIFSSEKVTNSDSKSPLLLTSSEKLHRFKVISQAYDILCDPKKKIVYDTTRQGWTTSYSPRSNVNTENYQYAGSYGYHSNAQYEYWNAGTWEDANSMKNERIQENINPWTVIGIICGLAICIEGTALLAKIQESLSKAEFTHDESGLHLIQSYTNYGLDTDKFSRLRRFLWFRTWGLYKSKEDLDREAKINEEMIRKLKAAK from the coding sequence ATGCTACACCATAAGTTCGTATACCCATTTTTATTCAAGTGGCACTTATCATGTGTAGAAAAGTGTCCCCCACAAATCACTTTTATAGCTAAGTATGCTACAGCGAACGATAAAAATGGCAATAGAAAACTTACGATAAGGGATGAACAATGGCCTGAGTTGGCAGATCCAACTCCCTATGATATTTTTGGCATTCCAAAGGCCGGATCTGGAAATCCTAAACTGGACAAGAAGtcgttaaaaaaaaaatatcatcgTTATGTAAAATTGTACCACCCTGACCATTCCGATAACATTCAAATATTTAGCTCAGAAAAGGTTACCAACAGTGATAGTAAATCACCGCTGCTGCTAACATCAAGCGAAAAACTACATAGATTTAAAGTCATCTCTCAAGCATATGATATTCTTTGTGacccaaagaaaaagatcGTATATGACACAACGAGGCAAGGCTGGACCACATCGTATTCACCACGTTCTAACGTTAATACTGAAAATTACCAATATGCCGGCTCTTATGGCTACCACTCTAACGCGCAGTATGAATACTGGAACGCTGGGACTTGGGAAGACGCAAATAGCATGAAAAACGAAAgaattcaagaaaacatCAACCCATGGACCGTTATTGGCATAATTTGTGGCCTAGCTATATGCATCGAAGGGACTGCGTTGTTAGCCAAAATCCAGGAGTCTCTGAGCAAGGCCGAATTTACTCATGACGAAAGTGGATTACATTTGATTCAGTCATACACGAATTATGGTCTTGATACTGACAAATTTTCCAGATTGAGGCGGTTCTTATGGTTTAGAACTTGGGGACTTTACAAGTCGAAAGAGGATTTAGATAGAGAAGCCAAGAtcaatgaagaaatgatACGCAAACTGAAAGCAGCTAAATGA
- a CDS encoding uncharacterized protein (ER-localized hypothetical protein), whose protein sequence is MTLNNVARPDLCVSYKKIAPPKGLYSATPSISGVVNQSMPMAAIFLRNKFIAWFSLIQSVHYYLNTDEDIIVAYKENKAPSPMDQPPAIKLFMSLIGLCVCYMNLVFPQQIAQPSSSGSKGNTETTIETTTEVETETAKQ, encoded by the exons ATGACTTTGAATAACGTTGCAAGGCCCGACCTTTGTGTTTC GTACAAGAAAATTGCGCCACCAAAAGGACTATATTCTGCCACACCAAGCATATCTGGTGTGGTTAACCAATCCATGCCTATGGCCGCTATTTTCTTGAGGAACAAGTTCATTGCCTGGTTCTCCCTGATTCAGAGTGTACACTACTACCTGAACACCGACGAAGACATCATCGTTGCCTATAAGGAAAATAAGGCACCATCTCCAATGGACCAGCCTCCTGCAATCAAGCTATTCATGAGTTTAATCGGGTTATGCGTGTGTTACATGAACTTAGTTTTCCCTCAACAAATAGCTCAACCATCGTCTAGCGGCTCTAAAGGTAATACTGAAACGACAATTGAGACAACTACCGAAGTAGAGACGGAAACAGCTAAGCAGTAG
- the ARO7 gene encoding chorismate mutase ARO7 (Chorismate mutase; catalyzes the conversion of chorismate to prephenate to initiate the tyrosine/phenylalanine-specific branch of aromatic amino acid biosynthesis) codes for MDFTKPETVLNLQNIRDELVRMEDSIIFKFIERSHFATCPSVYEANHPGLEIPNFKGSFLDWALSNLEIAHSRIRRFESPDETPFFPDKIQKSFLPSINYPQILAPYAPEVNYNDKIKKVYIEKIIPLISKRDGDDKNNFGSVATRDIECLQSLSRRIHFGKFVAEAKFQSDIPLYTKLIKSKDVEGIMKNITNSAVEEKILERLTKKAEVYGVDPTNESGERRITPEYLVKIYKEIVIPITKEVEVEYLLRRLEE; via the coding sequence ATGGATTTCACAAAACCAGAAACTGTTTTAAATCTACAAAATATTAGAGATGAATTAGTTAGAATGGAGGATTCGatcatcttcaaatttattgAGAGGTCGCATTTCGCCACATGTCCTTCAGTTTATGAGGCAAACCATCCAGGTTTAGAAATTCCGAATTTTAAAGGATCTTTCTTGGATTGGGCTCTTTCAAATCTTGAAATTGCGCATTCTCGCATCAGAAGATTCGAATCACCTGATGAAACTCCCTTCTTTCCTGACAAGATTCAGAAATCATTCTTACCGAGCATTAACTACCCACAAATTTTGGCGCCTTATGCCCCAGAAGTTAATTacaatgataaaataaaaaaagtttatattgaaaagattatACCATTAATTTCGAAAAGAGATGGTGATGATAAGAATAACTTCGGTTCTGTTGCCACTAGAGATATAGAATGTTTGCAAAGCTTGAGTAGGAGAATCCACTTTGGCAAGTTTGTTGCTGAAGCCAAGTTCCAATCGGATATCCCGCTATACACAAAGCTGATCAAAAGTAAAGATGTCGAGGggataatgaagaatatcaCCAATTCTGCcgttgaagaaaagattcTAGAAAGATTAACTAAGAAGGCTGAAGTCTATGGTGTGGACCCTACCAACGAGTCAGGTGAAAGAAGGATTACTCCAGAATAtttggtaaaaatttataagGAAATTGTTATACCTATCACTAAGGAAGTTGAGGTGGAATACTTGCTAAGAAGGTTGGAAGAGTAA
- a CDS encoding uncharacterized protein (hypothetical protein; conserved among S. cerevisiae strains; YPR064W is not an essential gene), translating into MKSCVLSNYVEGLEIIVCGYRNRLLFPFRATQVQAYFKVFSFFFFLLLTLGAAAAAKPTSERQVIFGSADKSPGYHWPVEVSAAWNYRELLCKTIGNLVGKPCSRTWRLLTKKKRAYCCCLFCCSSSYCLAGVLCVFCV; encoded by the coding sequence ATGAAGTCATGTGTGCTTAGCAATTACGTAGAGGGATTAGAAATAATAGTGTGCGGTTATCGGAACCGGCTCTTGTTCCCGTTTAGAGCAACCCAGGTGCAGGCGTACTTTAaagtattttctttcttttttttcctgctACTTACGCTAGGAGCTGCCGCAGCTGCAAAGCCGACGTCGGAGAGGCAGGTGATCTTCGGCTCGGCCGACAAATCCCCTGGATATCATTGGCCTGTCGAGGTATCGGCCGCGTGGAACTACCGGGAATTACTATGCAAAACAATTGGAAATCTGGTAGGAAAACCTTGTTCTAGAACTTGGCGATTGCtgacaaagaagaaaagggcCTATTGTTGCTGCCtcttttgttgttcttcCTCGTATTGTCTTGCCGGTGTTCTTTGTGTCTTTTGTGTGTAG
- the ROX1 gene encoding Rox1p (Heme-dependent repressor of hypoxic genes; mediates aerobic transcriptional repression of hypoxia induced genes such as COX5b and CYC7; repressor function regulated through decreased promoter occupancy in response to oxidative stress; contains an HMG domain that is responsible for DNA bending activity; involved in the hyperosmotic stress resistance), whose amino-acid sequence MNPKSSTPKIPRPKNAFILFRQHYHRILIDEWTAQGVEIPHNSNISKIIGTKWKGLQPEDKAHWENLAEKEKLEHERKYPEYKYKPVRKSKKKQLLLKEIEQQQQQQQKEQQQQKQSQPQLQQPFNNNIVLMKRAHSLSPSSSVSSSNSYQFQLNNDLKRLPIPSVNTSNYMVSRSLSGLPLTHDKTARDLPQLSSQLNSIPYYSAPHDPSTRHHYLNVAQAQPRANSTPQLPFISSIINNSSQTPVTTTTTSTTTATSSPGKFSSSPNSSVLENNRLNSINNSNQYLPPPLLPSLQDFQLDQYQQLKQMGPTYIVKPLSHTRNNLLSTTTPTHHHIPHIPNQNIPLHQIINSSNTEVTAKTSLVSPK is encoded by the coding sequence ATGAATCCTAAATCCTCTACACCTAAGATTCCAAGACCCAAGAACGCATTTATTCTGTTCAGACAGCACTACCACAGGATCTTAATAGACGAATGGACCGCTCAAGGTGTGGAAATACCCCATAATTCAAACATTTCTAAAATTATTGGTACGAAGTGGAAGGGCTTACAACCGGAAGATAAGGCACACTGGGAAAATCTAGCGGAGAAGGAGAAACTAGAACATGAAAGGAAGTATCCTGAATACAAATACAAGCCGGTAAGAAAGTCTAAGAAGAAGCAACTACTTTTGAAGGAAATCgagcaacagcagcagcaacaacagaaagaacagcagcagcagaaACAGTCACAACCGCAATTACAACAGCCCTTTAACAACAATATAGTTCTTATGAAAAGAGCACATTCTCTTTCACCATCTTCCTCGGTGTCAAGCTCGAACAGCTATCAGTTCCAATTGAACAATGATCTTAAGAGGTTGCCTATTCCTTCTGTTAATACTTCTAACTATATGGTCTCCAGATCTTTAAGTGGACTACCTTTGACGCATGATAAGACGGCAAGAGACCTACCACAGCTGTCATCTCAACTAAATTCTATTCCATATTACTCAGCTCCACACGACCCTTCAACGAGACATCATTACCTCAACGTCGCTCAAGCTCAACCAAGGGCTAACTCGACCCCTCAATTGCCCTTTATTTCATCCATTATCAACAACAGCAGTCAAACACCGGTAACTACAACTACCACATCCACAACAACTGCGACATCTTCTCCTGGGAAATTCTCCTCTTCTCCGAACTCCTCTGTACTGGAGAACAACAGATTAAACAGTATCAACAATTCAAATCAATATTTACCTCCCCCTCTATTACCTTCTCTGCAAGATTTTCAACTGGATCAGTACCAGCAGCTAAAGCAGATGGGACCAACTTATATTGTCAAACCACTGTCTCACACCAGGAACAATCTATTGTCCACAACTACCCCTACGCATCATCACATTCCTCATATACCAAACCAAAACATTCCTCTACATCAAATTATAAACTCAAGCAACACTGAGGTCACCGCTAAAACTAGCCTAGTTTCTCCgaaatga
- the ISA2 gene encoding Isa2p (Protein required for maturation of mitochondrial [4Fe-4S] proteins; functions in a complex with Isa1p and possibly Iba57p; localizes to the mitochondrial intermembrane space, overexpression of ISA2 suppresses grx5 mutations), which yields MQAKLLFTRLNFRRPSTTLRQFPLTCFLFHSKAFYSDLVTKEPLITPKRIINKTPGLNLSISERASNRLAEIYRNSKENLRISVESGGCHGFQYNLTLEPATKPDIKNDVKDKEFSDDLDDDDSKDIIYVLPEDKGRVIIDSKSLNILNNTTLTYTNELIGSSFKIINGSLKSSCGCGSSFDIEN from the coding sequence ATGCAGGCTAAATTATTGTTTACCAGACTAAACTTTAGACGTCCCTCCACAACTTTACGCCAGTTTCCCCTAAcatgttttttatttcataGCAAAGCATTTTACTCGGATCTGGTCACTAAGGAGCCGTTGATCACACcgaaaagaataataaataagACGCCTGGGTTAAACTTATCTATTTCTGAGAGGGCTTCCAACAGACTAGCTGAGATCTACCGCAATAGTAAGGAAAATTTAAGAATTAGTGTGGAAAGTGGTGGATGTCACGGTTTCCAGTACAATCTAACTCTAGAACCCGCTACCAAGCCAGATATTAAGAATGATGTCAAAGACAAGGAGTTTTCAGACGACCttgacgatgatgattcCAAGGATATAATATACGTGTTACCCGAAGATAAGGGTCGAGTGATAATTGATAGTAAATCACTAAACATTTTGAATAACACTACACTGACATACACTAATGAGTTGATCGGTTCTTCgttcaaaatcatcaatgGTAGCCTAAAAAGTAGTTGTGGTTGTGGAAGTagttttgatattgaaaattaa
- the FCY1 gene encoding cytosine deaminase (Cytosine deaminase; zinc metalloenzyme that catalyzes the hydrolytic deamination of cytosine to uracil; of biomedical interest because it also catalyzes the deamination of 5-fluorocytosine (5FC) to form anticancer drug 5-fluorouracil (5FU)): protein MVTGGMASKWDQKGMDIAYEEAALGYKEGGVPIGGCLINNKDGSVLGRGHNMRFQKGSATLHGEISTLENCGRLEGKVYKDTTLYTTLSPCDMCTGAIIMYGIPRCVVGENVNFKSKGEKYLQTRGHEVVVVDDERCKKIMKQFIDERPQDWFEDIGE from the coding sequence ATGGTGACAGGGGGAATGGCAAGCAAGTGGGATCAGAAGGGTATGGACATTGCCTATGAGGAGGCGGCCTTAGGTTACAAAGAGGGTGGTGTTCCTATTGGCGGATGTCTTATCAATAACAAAGACGGAAGTGTTCTCGGTCGTGGTCACAACATGAGATTTCAAAAGGGATCCGCCACACTACATGGTGAGATCTCCACTTTGGAAAACTGTGGGAGATTAGAGGGCAAAGTGTACAAAGATACCACTTTGTATACGACGCTGTCTCCATGCGACATGTGTACAGGTGCCATCATCATGTATGGTATTCCACGCTGTGTTGTCGGTGAGAACGttaatttcaaaagtaAGGGCGAGAAATATTTACAAACTAGAGGTCACGaggttgttgttgttgacGATGAGAGGTGTAAAAAGATCATGAAACAATTTATCGATGAAAGACCTCAGGATTGGTTTGAAGATATTGGTGAGTAG
- the HOS1 gene encoding histone deacetylase (Class I histone deacetylase (HDAC) family member; deacetylates Smc3p on lysine residues at anaphase onset; has sequence similarity to Hda1p, Rpd3p, Hos2p, and Hos3p; interacts with the Tup1p-Ssn6p corepressor complex): MSKLVISTSIFQSQVADLLPCNNHQKSQLTYSLINAYDLLQHFDEVLTFPYARKDDLLEFHSKSYIDYLINGRFNKMMAQDVNNPMVESKWSELSELADNWNEKIDYNPSQDLQRFTTRENLYNYYLNHSQALENNMDCINNSEVPTNDKPTDTYILNSETKQYNLEGDCPIFSYLPMYCQVITGATLNLLDHLSPTERLIGINWDGGRHHAFKQRASGFCYINDVVLLIQRLRKAKLNKITYVDFDLHHGDGVEKAFQYSKQIQTISVHLYEPGFFPGTGSLSDSRKDKNVVNIPLKHGCDDNYLELIASKIVNPLIERHEPEALIIECGGDGLLGDRFNEWQLTIRGLSRIIINIMKSYPRAHIFLLGGGGYNDLLMSRFYTYLTWCVTKQFSNLRCGDNNSFQIDPFDVCDGDDSEQFIREHDLVEMYNEENYQYWIYEMEGSSRMKMLRNDNKDRDMVELMKFYEL; encoded by the coding sequence ATGTCGAAATTGGTCATATCAACGTCAATATTTCAGTCTCAAGTAGCAGATTTACTCCCATGTAACAATCATCAAAAATCGCAGCTGACATATTCCCTAATAAACGCGTACGATCTTCTCCAGCACTTTGACGAAGTGCTAACATTTCCCTACGCCAGAAAGGATGATCTGCTGGAGTTCCATTCGAAATCATATATCGattatttgataaatgGCAGATTCAATAAAATGATGGCACAAGATGTAAATAATCCCATGGTAGAGTCCAAATGGAGTGAGTTGAGTGAATTGGCCGATAATTGGAACGAAAAAATCGACTACAATCCATCGCAAGATCTTCAGAGATTCACCACTAGAGAGAATCTCTATAATTATTATCTGAATCACTCACAAGCGCTCGAAAATAATATGGACTGTATTAATAACAGTGAGGTGCCCACCAATGATAAACCAACAGATACTTATATTTTAAATTCTGAAACAAAACAGTATAATTTAGAGGGAGATTGCCCGATTTTTTCATACCTTCCTATGTACTGTCAAGTTATTACAGGTGCGACTTTAAACTTGTTGGATCATCTATCGCCTACAGAACGTCTTATCGGTATAAATTGGGATGGTGGAAGACATCATGCCTTTAAACAGAGGGCAAGCGGATTCTGCTATATAAATGACGTGGTACTGTTAATACAGAGATTGCGCAAAGCAAAGCTAAATAAAATCACGTACGTTGACTTCGACTTGCATCATGGTGACGGTGTAGAAAAGGCTTTCCAATATTCTAAACAAATACAGACAATTTCAGTACATCTCTACGAGCCTGGTTTTTTTCCTGGAACTGGTTCTTTAAGTGATTCAAGAAAGGATAAGAACGTGGTTAATATTCCTTTAAAGCATGGTTGTGATGACAACTACTTGGAATTGATCGCATCCAAAATCGTCAATCCTCTAATAGAAAGACACGAACCTGAGGCCTTAATAATTGAATGTGGTGGTGATGGGCTTCTGGGTGATAGATTCAATGAATGGCAGCTAACAATACGAGGGCTTTCTCGAATCATCATAAATATCATGAAAAGTTATCCTCGAGCGCACATATTCCTACTTGGAGGGGGTGGGTACAACGATTTACTAATGAGTAGATTTTATACGTACTTGACTTGGTGTGTTACAAAGCAGTTTTCCAACTTAAGATGTGGTGACAATAATTCGTTCCAAATCGATCCATTTGATGTCTGTGATGGTGATGATTCTGAACAATTTATACGTGAACATGATCTTGTTGAAATGTATAATGAAGAGAACTATCAGTATTGGATATATGAGATGGAAGGAAGTTCTCGAATGAAAATGTTAAGGAATGACAATAAGGATAGAGATATGGTCGAACTTATGAAGTTTTACGAACTGTAA
- the UBA3 gene encoding NEDD8-activating protein UBA3 (Protein that activates Rub1p (NEDD8) before neddylation; acts together with Ula1p; may play a role in protein degradation; GFP-fusion protein localizes to the cytoplasm in a punctate pattern), with protein sequence MDCKILVLGAGGLGCEILKNLTMLSFVKQVHIVDIDTIELTNLNRQFLFCDKDIGKPKAQVAAQYVNTRFPQLEVVAHVQDLTTLPPSFYKDFQFIISGLDAIEPRRFINETLVKLTLESNYEICIPFIDGGTEGLKGHVKTIIPGITACWECSIDTLPSQQDTVPMCTIANNPRCIEHVVEYVSTIQYPDLNIESTADMEFLLEKCCERAAQFSISTEKLSTSFILGIIKSIIPSVSTTNAMVAATCCTQMVKIYNDLIDLENGNNFTLINCSEGCFMYSFKFERLPDCTVCSNSNSN encoded by the coding sequence ATGGACTGCAAGATATTGGTGTTAGGCGCAGGTGGTCTAGGATGCGAAATCCTGAAGAATTTGACAATGTTAAGCTTTGTTAAACAGGTTCATATTGTAGATATAGACACAATCGAGCTAACCAACCTTAATAgacaatttcttttttgtgATAAGGACATAGGCAAACCGAAAGCTCAAGTGGCAGCCCAGTATGTAAACACGCGGTTCCCTCAATTGGAAGTTGTGGCGCACGTACAGGACCTGACCACTTTGCCCCCGAGCTTTTACAAAGACTTCCAGTTCATAATCTCGGGGCTGGACGCCATTGAACCTCGTCGCTTCATCAATGAGACTCTCGTGAAGCTTACCTTGGAGTCCAATTATGAAATTTGCATCCCGTTCATAGATGGTGGAACAGAGGGGCTCAAGGGACATGTAAAAACAATCATTCCAGGCATCACTGCATGCTGGGAGTGCTCCATTGATACCTTGCCCTCGCAGCAGGATACTGTGCCAATGTGTACAATCGCCAACAATCCTCGCTGCATTGAGCATGTTGTGGAGTATGTCTCAACTATACAATACCCTGATTTAAATATTGAGTCTACGGCGGATATGGAATTTCTGCTGGAGAAGTGCTGCGAAAGGGCTGCCCAATTTAGCATCtcaacagaaaaattatcaacaaGTTTTATCCTGGGTATAATAAAGAGTATCATACCTAGTGTAAGCACTACGAATGCGATGGTTGCAGCGACATGCTGTACGCAGATGGTTAAGATTTATAATGATTTAATCGACCTGGAAAACGGCAATAATTTCACTTTGATTAACTGCTCAGAAGGGTGTTTTATGTACAGTTTCAAGTTCGAGCGGTTACCCGACTGTACTGTTTGTTCAAATTCCAATTCCAACTAG